The following are encoded together in the Pseudomonas maumuensis genome:
- a CDS encoding pyridoxal-phosphate dependent enzyme yields MPLHIPTPLIESRPLSLSAGRQVWLKLEALQPCGSFKLRGVGHACETHHARGARHFVSSSGGNAGLAVAYAGRKLGVAVTVVVPETTTERAKELLRLEDASVVVRGSSWQEANEYAQTLLGAGDAFIHPFDDPLLWTGHASMIDEVAQAGCKPDAVVLSVGGGGLLRGVVEGLQRNGWQDVPVLAVETAGAASLHAAMAAGQTVELPGITSVATSLGAKRVADQALACTRQHPVVSHLVSDREALDACERLLRDHRLLVEPACGAALALLEHPEAVAAFGNVLVIVCGGATATLEQIRAWREAC; encoded by the coding sequence ATGCCCTTGCATATCCCTACCCCGCTGATCGAATCCCGTCCGCTGTCGCTGAGCGCCGGCCGCCAGGTGTGGCTCAAGCTCGAAGCCCTGCAACCCTGTGGCTCGTTCAAGCTGCGCGGCGTCGGCCACGCTTGTGAGACGCACCATGCTCGCGGCGCCCGTCACTTCGTCTCCTCGTCCGGCGGCAATGCCGGGCTGGCGGTGGCCTACGCCGGCCGCAAGCTCGGCGTGGCGGTGACCGTGGTGGTGCCCGAGACCACCACCGAACGGGCCAAGGAACTGCTGCGCCTGGAAGACGCCAGCGTGGTGGTGCGCGGCAGCTCTTGGCAGGAAGCCAACGAGTACGCACAGACCCTGCTGGGCGCGGGTGACGCCTTCATCCATCCGTTCGACGACCCGCTGCTGTGGACCGGCCACGCCAGCATGATCGATGAAGTGGCCCAGGCCGGCTGTAAGCCGGATGCCGTGGTGCTGTCGGTCGGCGGTGGCGGCCTGCTGCGCGGCGTGGTCGAAGGCTTGCAGCGCAATGGCTGGCAGGACGTGCCGGTACTGGCAGTGGAAACCGCAGGCGCAGCGTCGCTGCACGCGGCCATGGCTGCCGGGCAAACCGTGGAACTGCCAGGGATCACCTCGGTAGCCACTTCACTGGGGGCCAAGCGGGTGGCCGACCAGGCGCTGGCCTGCACCCGCCAGCACCCGGTGGTCAGCCACCTGGTGAGTGATCGCGAGGCGCTCGACGCCTGCGAGCGCCTGCTGCGCGATCACCGCCTGCTGGTGGAGCCGGCCTGCGGCGCGGCGCTGGCCTTGCTCGAACACCCCGAGGCAGTGGCGGCCTTCGGCAATGTCCTGGTGATCGTCTGCGGTGGCGCCACCGCAACGCTGGAGCAGATCCGCGCCTGGCGCGAAGCCTGCTGA
- a CDS encoding helix-turn-helix transcriptional regulator, whose translation MLTLAHERQLTLNVLKTALQALGSVVPRNVEILLHDLEHPERSVVAIVNGELSGRQVGSPILAAPEQDQGFKALMQAAADQQGCDPVVLPDYPTTLKGRSLRSATAIYRDSTGQPFASLCVNTDVTGLDAAMAFLRHLQPLGAAPATVPGDEPADMTALMAGIIQDALQRSGQGRMTKQAKVEAVRVMQERGLFIVKGGVEKAAEALGVTRYTVYNYLEQLRGEPAAAARD comes from the coding sequence ATGCTCACCCTCGCCCACGAACGCCAGCTCACCCTGAACGTGCTCAAGACCGCCCTGCAGGCCTTGGGCAGCGTCGTCCCGCGCAATGTTGAAATCCTTCTGCACGACCTCGAACACCCGGAACGCTCGGTGGTGGCGATCGTCAATGGCGAGCTCTCCGGCCGTCAGGTCGGCAGCCCGATACTCGCTGCTCCCGAACAGGACCAAGGATTCAAGGCGCTGATGCAGGCCGCCGCCGACCAGCAGGGCTGCGACCCTGTGGTGCTGCCCGACTACCCCACCACCCTCAAGGGGCGCAGCCTGCGCAGCGCCACGGCGATCTACCGTGACAGCACCGGCCAGCCCTTCGCCAGCCTCTGCGTGAACACCGACGTCACCGGCCTGGACGCCGCCATGGCGTTCCTGCGGCACTTGCAGCCGCTGGGCGCCGCGCCAGCCACGGTACCTGGCGACGAACCCGCCGACATGACTGCATTGATGGCCGGGATCATCCAGGACGCGCTGCAGCGCAGCGGCCAGGGACGGATGACCAAGCAGGCCAAGGTCGAAGCCGTGCGCGTAATGCAGGAGCGCGGCTTGTTCATCGTCAAGGGCGGCGTCGAGAAAGCCGCCGAGGCCCTCGGCGTGACCCGCTACACCGTCTACAACTACCTGGAGCAGCTGCGCGGCGAGCCCGCCGCGGCTGCCCGCGACTGA